A stretch of Halogeometricum sp. S1BR25-6 DNA encodes these proteins:
- a CDS encoding choice-of-anchor D domain-containing protein, producing the protein MPGMLGGSARLGLGLVAVGETATKTLSVRNIGRTDLVVSADDLTVSGGADTEDEEFVVTSESDGETTLAPGDSVELTVTFEPESAGEKNATLEVDAGETPLEVRLEGSARDGVLNASPWRVDFGSVSGGETATAALTLTNTGEEAVTVAEEDVEVVAGGDTGTDEFAAAVDLGEEGTTTLAPGDALDLSVRFAPNDDEPKRATVVTSAADGLVAVRVVGNLADEEERSSGPTSTESDAPVLEATAVGPGPWGNNVALVVSDALGAQPGSDDAPFRLTVRYWSDADAEAAFDHGANPEHDAVPDPSVEEVFDGLSVNEADGNYYEKVVNGTSNLVTVRRLGEGRPATGAPGSPAVSRLDGGSGGSAQLSDYAGRTTAGERTGLAAFEEVDDIAIVCAPDEVTVANLTNELVDHCERMGDRFAVLQAPERADRPSKLRPPVDSGNAAFYYPWIRVADPATNAEKLVPPGGHITGVYARTDAERGVHKAPANEVVRGAIGLQKNVSKGDQDVLNPKGVNCIRSFPGRGVRVWGARTTSSDAADRYVNVRRLMLYIEESLDEGTQHVVFEPNDEPLWARVRQSISGFLTTTWRDGALQGATPEEAFFVKCDRTTMTQDDIDNGRLKILVGVAPVKPAEFVIIRIAQWTGDAAN; encoded by the coding sequence CTCGTCGTCAGCGCCGACGACCTGACCGTCTCGGGCGGTGCCGACACCGAGGACGAAGAATTCGTCGTCACGTCCGAATCCGACGGAGAGACGACACTCGCGCCGGGTGACTCCGTCGAGCTCACGGTCACGTTCGAACCGGAGAGCGCGGGCGAGAAGAACGCGACACTGGAGGTGGATGCCGGCGAGACGCCCCTGGAAGTCCGCCTCGAAGGGAGCGCCCGCGACGGCGTCCTCAACGCGTCCCCGTGGCGCGTCGACTTCGGTTCGGTGTCCGGCGGAGAGACGGCGACGGCGGCGCTCACTCTTACGAATACGGGCGAGGAGGCGGTCACCGTTGCCGAGGAAGATGTCGAAGTCGTCGCCGGCGGGGACACCGGAACCGACGAGTTTGCCGCGGCGGTTGACCTCGGCGAGGAGGGAACGACGACGCTCGCGCCGGGCGACGCCCTCGACCTCTCGGTACGGTTCGCCCCGAACGACGACGAACCCAAGCGAGCGACGGTCGTCACGTCCGCCGCGGACGGACTGGTCGCGGTCCGTGTTGTCGGGAACCTCGCCGACGAAGAGGAGAGGTCGTCCGGACCGACATCGACCGAGTCGGACGCGCCGGTCCTCGAAGCGACCGCCGTCGGCCCCGGACCCTGGGGGAACAACGTTGCCCTCGTCGTCAGCGACGCGTTGGGTGCACAACCCGGTTCCGACGATGCGCCGTTCCGCCTCACCGTCCGATACTGGAGCGACGCCGACGCCGAGGCAGCGTTCGACCACGGCGCCAACCCCGAACACGACGCCGTCCCCGATCCATCGGTCGAGGAGGTGTTCGACGGTCTCTCCGTGAACGAGGCCGACGGGAACTACTACGAGAAGGTCGTCAACGGCACCTCGAACCTCGTCACGGTTCGGCGACTGGGCGAGGGCCGCCCGGCGACCGGGGCGCCCGGGTCGCCCGCGGTCTCTCGGCTCGACGGTGGATCCGGTGGGTCGGCGCAGTTGTCCGACTACGCGGGGCGAACGACAGCGGGCGAGCGTACCGGACTCGCAGCGTTCGAGGAGGTGGACGACATCGCTATCGTCTGCGCACCAGACGAGGTGACGGTCGCGAACCTCACGAACGAACTCGTCGACCATTGCGAGCGGATGGGCGACCGCTTCGCGGTCCTCCAAGCGCCGGAACGAGCCGACCGCCCGTCAAAGCTCCGACCGCCCGTCGACTCCGGTAACGCGGCGTTCTACTATCCGTGGATTCGAGTGGCCGACCCTGCGACGAATGCGGAGAAACTTGTCCCGCCGGGCGGGCACATTACGGGCGTCTACGCCCGAACCGACGCGGAACGCGGTGTCCACAAAGCGCCCGCAAACGAGGTGGTTCGCGGCGCCATCGGCCTCCAGAAGAACGTCTCGAAGGGCGACCAGGACGTCCTCAATCCGAAGGGCGTCAACTGCATTCGGAGCTTCCCGGGGCGCGGTGTGCGCGTCTGGGGCGCCCGGACCACGTCGAGCGACGCCGCCGACCGTTACGTCAACGTGCGTCGGCTGATGCTCTACATCGAGGAGTCGCTCGACGAGGGCACCCAGCACGTCGTTTTCGAACCGAACGACGAACCGCTCTGGGCGCGCGTCAGGCAGAGTATCAGCGGCTTCCTCACCACCACGTGGCGTGATGGCGCGTTGCAGGGGGCGACGCCCGAGGAGGCGTTCTTCGTCAAGTGTGACCGGACGACGATGACACAGGACGATATCGACAACGGGCGATTAAAGATCCTCGTCGGCGTCGCGCCGGTGAAACCCGCCGAGTTCGTCATCATCAGAATCGCGCAGTGGACGGGGGATGCCGCGAACTGA